The sequence GTTGGCCATCGTCTCCATCCGGCCCTTGCGGGCGGCGAGCAGCTGGGTGACCGCACCGAGGTAGTCCTCCGGCACATCGATGGTCATCCGCTCCATCGGCTCGTGGGTGCGGCCGTCGATCTCCCGGACCACCACCTGCGGCTTGCCGACGGTCAGCTCGAAGCCCTCGCGGCGCATCTGCTCCACCAGGATCGCCAGGGCGAGCTCACCGCGGCCCTGGACCTCCCAGGCGTCCGGGCGCTCGGTGGGCAGCACACGCAGGGACACGTTGCCGATCAGCTCCCGGTCCAGCCGGTCCTTGACCTGGCGGGCGGTCACCTTGGCGCCCTTGACCCGGCCGGCCAGCGGTGCGGTGTTGATCCCGATCGTCATCGAGATCGCCGGGTCGTCCACGGTGATCAACGGCAGCGGGCGCACGTCGTCGGGGTCGGTGAGGGTCTCCCCGATGGTGATGTCCTCGATCCCGGCTACGGCCACGATGTCGCCGGCGCTGGCCTCGGTGGCCGGCACCCGGTCCAGCGCCTGGGTGCGCAGCAGCTCGCTGATCTTCACGTTCCGGGTGGTGCCGTCGTGACGTACCCAGGCCACGGTCTGACCCTTGCGGATCGTGCCGTTGTGGATCCGCAGCAGCGCGAGCCGGCCGAGGAACGGGGAGGCGTCCAGGTTGGTGACCTGCGCCTGCAGCGGGGCCTCGGGGTCGAAGGAGGGAGCCGGGATGGTGCCGAGGATGGTCTCGAACAGCGGCTCCAGGTCGGCGCCGTCGGGCAGGTCGCCGTCAGCGGGCTGGGACAGGGACGCGCGGCCGGCCTTCGCGGAGGCGTACACCACCGGCACGTCCAGCACGGCGTCCAGGTCCAGGTCGGCCGCTTCCTCGGACAGGTCGGCGGCGAGGGAGAGAAGCAGGTCCTGGGCCTCGGAGACCACCTCGGAGATGCGCGCGTCGGCGCGGTCCACCTTGTTCACCACGAGGATCACCGGCAGTGCCGCGGCGAGGGCCTTGCGGAGCACGAACCGGGTCTGCGGCAGGGGTCCTTCGGAGGCGTCCACCAGCAGCACCACACCGTCCACCATGGACAGTCCGCGCTCCACCTCGCCGCCGAAGTCCGCGTGCCCGGGGGTATCGATCACGTTGATCGTCACGCCTTCGGGGTGGCCGGCGGTAGCAGCGGCCGGGCCGGCGTAAGCGATGGTGGTGTTCTTGGCGAGGATGGTGATGCCCTTCTCCCGCTCCAGGTCGCCGGAGTCCATCGCCCGTTCGTCCACGTGGTCGTGGTCGCCGAACGCACCCGACTGCCACAGCATCGCGTCCACCAGGGTGGTCTTCCCGTGGTCGACGTGGGCGACGATCGCCACATTGCGCAGGTCGGTGCGCAGCGCGGCAGGCAGGGTGGGCACGCTCATCCGGGTACTCTCTCTTCGCGTGGGAGGAAGGCAGCGCCACAGATCGCACTCGACGCGCTACCGATCGCAGGTTCGTTCGGGCAGCGGGAGACACGGGCGCCAGAGGGCAATCTTACCGTCTAAGGCCGCGATCTGGTGAGGGCCAGGTCACAGAGGCCAGCGTGTGATTCGTCACCGCGGCGTCGGTGCGAGTGAATCGAGCCCGTCGACCAGCCGCCAGGCTCCTCGTTACTTCGCCCGCCCGGTCGTGCTCACGGAGCACGACCGGGCGGGCGAAGTAACGAATCCGCGGTCTACGGCGCGGCGGCGCCCCGCCGCAACCGGGTCAGACCCCGGCGCCGGGCCCGCGCTGGGTGTCCATCCCGTTCAGCCGGTCGCCGCCGCCGTGGGTGGCGGCGTACTCGTCGTCGGCTGCCTGCTCCGCAGCATTCGCCGCGAGCAGCGCGTCCCGGCGCTCCCGGCGGGTCCGCTGCTCGGCCGGGTCCGGTACCGGCACCGCAGCGATGAGCCGCTGAGTGTAGGCCTCCTGCGGGTCGTTGACGATCTGCGACGTGGGTCCGATCTCCACCAGCTTGCCGTGGTGCATCACCGCGATCCGGGTGGCGAGCATCTCCACCACGGCCAGGTCGTGGCTGATGAACAGGCAGGCGAAGCCGTGCTCGCGCTGCAGCTCGGTGAACAGCTCGAGCACGTTGGCCTGCACCGAGACGTCCAGGGCCGAGGTGGGCTCGTCCGCCACCAGGATCTTCGGCTCCAGGCTCAGCGCCCGGGCGATGCCCACTCGCTGCCGCTGCCCGCCGGAGAGCTCGTGCGGGTACCGGTTGCGCATAGCGCGGGGCAGCTCCACCTGGTCCAGCAGCACATCGATGCGTTTCGTGAGCTCGGTGCCCTTGATCCCGGTGTGCAGGTAGAGGGGTTCACCGATCGACTCACCGATCGGTAGCCGCGGGTTCAGCGAGGAGCCCGGGTCCTGGAACACGATGCCGACCTGCTTGCGCAGCGCCCGCAGCGGCTTCGGCTTGATCCCGACCATGTCCTGGCCGGCGATCTCCAGCTTGCCCTCCTTGACCGGCAGCAGACCGACCACGGCCCGCCCGATCGTGGTCTTGCCGGACCCGGACTCGCCGACCAGACCCACCACCTCACCGGCCCCGATACTGAGGTCCACCTGGTCCACAGCCCGGAAAGCGGGCACCCGGCCGCGCTTGGGGTACTCGATGACCATGTCCTGCGCCACCAGCACGTGCTCGCCGCCCAGGTCAGCGGCGGTCTGGTCGTTGGTCCCCGGGGTGGGTGCAGCGCCCGGTGCGGGTTCGGTGACGTCCAGGGCGGACTTGCCGCCCAGGTGCGGTACGGCGCCGAGCAGCTCGCGGGTGTAGGGATGCTGCGGGTTGTTGAAGATCTCGTCGGCGGTGCCTCGCTCCACCACCTTGCCGCGGCGCATCACCACGATTGAATCGGCCATATCGGCCACCACGCCCATGTCGTGGGTGATCAGGATGATGCCGGAGTCGATCCGTGACCGCAGGTCCCGCATCAGCTTGAGGATCTCCGCCTGCACCGTCACGTCGAGCGCGGTGGTCGGTTCGTCGGCGATCAGCAGCCTCGGGTCGCAGGCCAGCGACTGGGCGATCATCGCGCGCTGGCGCTGACCACCGGAGAGTTGGTGCGGGTAGGAGTGGAACCGGACCTGCGGGTTCGGCATTTCCACCAGCTCGAGCAGCTCCAGCGCACGCTCGGTGGCCTTCGACGGGCCCATGTCGAAGTGCGTGCGCAGCGTCTCCACGATCTGGAAGCCGACCGGGTAGACCGGGTTCAGCGCGGTCATCGGCTCCTGGAAGATCACCGCGATCTCGTTGCCGCGGATCTTGCGCAGTGCCGGACCGGTGAGCCCCACCAGCTCGGTATCGCCCATCTTCGCGCTGCCACGGGTGCGCCCGTTCGGAGGCAGCAACCCGAGCAGCGACATCGAGGACTGGGACTTCCCGGAGCCGGACTCGCCGACGATGGCCAGCACCTCACCGGCCTTGACCTCGTAGGAGATCTTGTCGGCAGCAGTGAACCACTCCCCCTCGACGTAGAACTCGACGCTGAGGTCGCGCACCTGCAGGAGGAACTCATCGCTGCTGGTCGCAGAGTCCGTGGTGGTCGGCGTGCTCACGCGTGGTCACCGTTCCTTCCTACCGGGCCCGCCGGGTGCGCCATGCGCGCGCGGCAGAAGTTGTTTGGGAGCATAGAGCCATGGGCGAAACTCTCACGTTCCGCACGCCGATGGCCCGGGTGCTGACGATCGGGGTGGCTGTGGTCGCCGTGGTGGCGCTGGCCTACTTCGTCAGTGACGGCGGCATCCGCGAGCTCTGGCGCTCCGGCCCCACTGTGCTGTGCATCGTGGTGGTGACCTGGGCGCTGTTCTGGCGCCCGCAGGTGCAGGTCTCCGACGGCGGAGTCACCGTGGCGAACATCCTGCGCACGGTGCACGTGCCCTGGCCGGTGCTGCGCGCTGTGGACAGCAAGTGGTCCTTGACCGTCACCGCAGCGGACCTCACCGTCAGTGCCTGGGCGGTACCGGCCAGCAGCGGAATGGCCGCTCGCACCCGCCGCCCGGGCGCGCGCGGCGGCCAGGAGACCGCCAGCCCGTTGAAAAGCAGCGGGAACGCGGACGCCGCAGCCCTGGCGATCGCGCAGCGGCGCGAAGCCCTCGTCGAGGCCGGGCACCTGAAGGCTCAGCCGATCGGCTCGTTGTCCCCCCAGACCACGTGGAACCTGCCGGAGGCCGCCGCGCTGGCCGGTTCGCTGCTGCTCGCCGTGGCCTCGTACCTGTTCAGCTGAGACCGCGAACATGATCGAGCGCTCGACGGCGGCCGGTCGCCAGGGCGAGCACGCCGTCACCATGGCCGGGCTCACGAGGCCGAGGCTTCCGTGCTCTGCTGTGCGATCCGGTCGGCTCGCTTCATCGAACGCGCCGACGGCAGCTTCTTCTGCCGGGGGTCGAAGGCATCCCGCAACCCGTCCCCGATGAAGTTCACGCTCAGCACGACGACGATGATGAACAGCCCGGGCCACCAGAACAGCCACGGCCGGGTACTGAACGAGCTCTGGTAGTCGCTGATCATCCGGCCCAGGGACACGCTCGGCGCCTGGATACCGAAACCGAGGTAGCTCAGGGCGGTCTCCAGCAGGATCGCTGCGCTCATCATCAGCGTGACCGACACGATGATCACGCCCATGGCGTTGGGCAGGATGTGCTTGAAGATGATCCGGGAGTTGCTGGCACCGGCCACCCGGGCGGCGTCGACGAACTCCCGTTCTCGCAGGGAGAGGAAGTCTCCGCGGACCAGCCGGGCGATCGTGGTCCAGGAGATGAATCCCAGGGCCAATGCCAGCGGGAGGGCACTGGCACTGCCGACCAGCTTTCCGAGCACCGCACCGACCACCAGCGTGGGCATGGTGATGAACAGGTCGGTCAGCCGCATCAGACCGGTGTCCGTCCAGCCGCGGTAGAAACCGGCGAGCGCGCCGATCAGCACTCCGACCACGGTGACGACGACGCCGACCACCACCATGATCACCAAGGAGGTCTGCACCCCCTTCATCGTGCGAGCGAAGATGTCCCGTCCCAGCGTGTCCTGGCCGAACGGGTGGGCACCGATCGCGAAGCCGGCATCGCTCCACGGCATGGTGAGCGTGGGGGCTCCCCCGGGGTTCACCAACGCCGGCGTCTCCACCGGGTTCCACTGCCACCAGCCGCCGACGTACCAGCCGAAGACCGGGAAGCCGATCGAGGAGAGCGCGAGCAGCGCGATCAGGATCAGTGCGACGAGGCCGATGATCGCGCCCCGGTGGCTGAAGAACCGTTCCCGGACGATCTGCCCCTGGGACTTGCCCTCGACGGCGCGCAGCTCGATCGCGTTCTCGGCCTCGCCGGCGCGGGACTCGTCGGGGGGCTGCGGAGTGTTCATATCGCTACTCATGCTTCCACCCGGATCCGTGGGTCGAGGACGGCGTAGATCAGGTCGGCCACGATGTTCGCGACGATCGCGAGGAACGCGACGATCAGCAGGTAGGCCATCACCGGTTCGATATCGCTGGCGTTCAGATGTCGGACGAACATCTGCCCCATCCCCGGTCTACCGAAGATGTTCTCGGTGATGATCGCGCCACCGATCAGGGTGATGATGTCGATCGGGACGATCGTGGCCATCGGGATCAGCGAGTTCCGGAATCCGTGCCGCATGATCACCGTGCGCTCGGTGAGGCCCTTGGCCCGCGCCGTGCGGATGTAGTCCTGGCTCATCACCTCGAGCATGCTGCCGCGGGCGTACCGCGTGTAGCTCGCGAAGGAGATGAGCATCAACGAGACGGTCGGCAGGATCAGGTGGGTGTACTGGTCCAGCGTGACCACCCAGAAGTTTCCACCCAGGTTCGGTGTGGTGTCCCCGATCGTGGGGATCGGACGGCCACCGATGGCGTTGGCATTCGTGTACGGTCCCCAGACCTGCATCACCTGGTCGATGAAGATCAGCGCCGCCACCGGCACAGCGGTGAGCGCACCGGTACGGACCGACTGACGCCAGTCCGGGCCGCGGTAGAGGGCTCCGACCACCCCACCGACTACACCGGCCAGCACGCCGAGGCCAAGCACGAGGGCCCAGTTCATCATCGGGGTGAGGTAGTAGAACACCCACTGCATCGGGATGTACAGCGCGACGCCGAGGACTGCCACAGTCAGGGCGGTCAGTAGCGAGCGCCGGTTCTTCAGACCGGTGGACAGCGTGGTCACGCCGAGTGCGATACCCAGGGAGGTGATGGTCAGCAGCACCGGGCCGATGTTCGGCGTCGTCCACCAGTCGGTGAGCTGGATGTAGAGCAGCACAGCGAGGGTCACCGCGCCGGCGGCGGCGCCGTTGATCAGCCTGCGCTGGGGAGCCCCGCCCAAGGCGAGTGCCCAGACCAGGCCGAACACTGCGGCGATACCGATCATCACCGGGATCGCGATCACCGGGTCGCGGAGGAAGTCATTGTACCCGATCGCTGCCCACTGCTTCAGCAGGACCGCCACCCAGAACGAGGGCAGCGAGAACATCAGGAAGGAGACGAAGGTGATCAGGTAGTCGAAGGAGGAGTACTGGCGCAGTGCGGAGACGATGCCGACTCCGATGCCGAGGATGATCGCCAGCACGGTGGAGGCGGTGACCAGCTGCATCGTGGAGACCATCGCGCCGGCGAGGATATCCACCACTTCACGGTTGGTGGTCCAGGCGGTACCCATGTCCCCAGTGACGAAGTTGCCCAGCCACATGAAGTAGCGGCTGATCACCGGTTGGTCGAGGTGCAGCAGCTCGATGCGCTGCTGCATCAGCAGCTCTTTGGTCGCGTTCGAGTCCGGGCGCATCCGGATGTCTTCGAGCGGGTCCATCGCCAGATCGACCATCAGGTACATCAGCAGTGATGACAGGATCAGGATGCCCACGCCGATCAGGACTCGGCGGACAATAAATCTCAGCATAGGTGGGAACCTCGCGGGGCAGCACGGGCGAACCTTCGGCCAGCTCTAGCGCCAGCCTCTGGCAACGCACCGGACAACGGTGGAAGCCTCACGCGGCACTCGTGGGGGGCGCCGGGCAGGCGCCCCCCACGAGCTGTGACCGCGTCAACGGCTAGAGCCAGGATCAGGCGTCCGACTCCTCGCCTCCGCCTTCGTCATCGGTCAGGGTCGTGCTCCACTCCCAGAAGTTCCAGAAGATGGTCGGAGCCAACGCGATCGGGTCCACACCCTGCAGCTCCGCGTTGTACCCGGTGATCAGCGGGTGCTGATAGATCGTGTTGCCGAAGCCCTCTTCCACCAGGATCGTCTCGACCTGACCGAGGATCTCGATCTGCGCGTCGGGGTCGGTCTCGGTCTGCAGCTGGTCGAAGAGGCCGTCGACCTCGTCGTTGCTGAAGCCACCCATATTGTTGATGCTGCCGGTGCGGAAGTTCGCGTCCGGGGCGGTCACCGCAGTGGAGGTGGACTGCCAGCCGAACATCGAGGCGTCGTAGAGGCTGTTGTCGGACAGCTCCGAGCCCCAGTCACCGCTGGAGACGTCCACGATCTCGAACAGACCGTCGGCGCTCACCGCCTGGGTGATCAGCGTCAGCTGATCCTGACGCCGCACGTTGTCGGC is a genomic window of Ruania zhangjianzhongii containing:
- a CDS encoding ABC transporter permease: MSSDMNTPQPPDESRAGEAENAIELRAVEGKSQGQIVRERFFSHRGAIIGLVALILIALLALSSIGFPVFGWYVGGWWQWNPVETPALVNPGGAPTLTMPWSDAGFAIGAHPFGQDTLGRDIFARTMKGVQTSLVIMVVVGVVVTVVGVLIGALAGFYRGWTDTGLMRLTDLFITMPTLVVGAVLGKLVGSASALPLALALGFISWTTIARLVRGDFLSLREREFVDAARVAGASNSRIIFKHILPNAMGVIIVSVTLMMSAAILLETALSYLGFGIQAPSVSLGRMISDYQSSFSTRPWLFWWPGLFIIVVVLSVNFIGDGLRDAFDPRQKKLPSARSMKRADRIAQQSTEASAS
- the typA gene encoding translational GTPase TypA, with translation MSVPTLPAALRTDLRNVAIVAHVDHGKTTLVDAMLWQSGAFGDHDHVDERAMDSGDLEREKGITILAKNTTIAYAGPAAATAGHPEGVTINVIDTPGHADFGGEVERGLSMVDGVVLLVDASEGPLPQTRFVLRKALAAALPVILVVNKVDRADARISEVVSEAQDLLLSLAADLSEEAADLDLDAVLDVPVVYASAKAGRASLSQPADGDLPDGADLEPLFETILGTIPAPSFDPEAPLQAQVTNLDASPFLGRLALLRIHNGTIRKGQTVAWVRHDGTTRNVKISELLRTQALDRVPATEASAGDIVAVAGIEDITIGETLTDPDDVRPLPLITVDDPAISMTIGINTAPLAGRVKGAKVTARQVKDRLDRELIGNVSLRVLPTERPDAWEVQGRGELALAILVEQMRREGFELTVGKPQVVVREIDGRTHEPMERMTIDVPEDYLGAVTQLLAARKGRMETMANHGTGWVRMEFVVPARGLIGFRTRFLTETRGTGIAASIAEGYEPWAGPIEFRTTGSLVADRAGVATPFAMLNLQDRGTFFIQPTDEVYEGMIVGENARGDDMDVNITKEKKLNNIRSATAETFENLTPSRTLTLEESLEFAREDECVEVTPEAVRIRKVILDQHGRVKAARRKG
- a CDS encoding ABC transporter permease — translated: MLRFIVRRVLIGVGILILSSLLMYLMVDLAMDPLEDIRMRPDSNATKELLMQQRIELLHLDQPVISRYFMWLGNFVTGDMGTAWTTNREVVDILAGAMVSTMQLVTASTVLAIILGIGVGIVSALRQYSSFDYLITFVSFLMFSLPSFWVAVLLKQWAAIGYNDFLRDPVIAIPVMIGIAAVFGLVWALALGGAPQRRLINGAAAGAVTLAVLLYIQLTDWWTTPNIGPVLLTITSLGIALGVTTLSTGLKNRRSLLTALTVAVLGVALYIPMQWVFYYLTPMMNWALVLGLGVLAGVVGGVVGALYRGPDWRQSVRTGALTAVPVAALIFIDQVMQVWGPYTNANAIGGRPIPTIGDTTPNLGGNFWVVTLDQYTHLILPTVSLMLISFASYTRYARGSMLEVMSQDYIRTARAKGLTERTVIMRHGFRNSLIPMATIVPIDIITLIGGAIITENIFGRPGMGQMFVRHLNASDIEPVMAYLLIVAFLAIVANIVADLIYAVLDPRIRVEA
- a CDS encoding PH domain-containing protein, giving the protein MGETLTFRTPMARVLTIGVAVVAVVALAYFVSDGGIRELWRSGPTVLCIVVVTWALFWRPQVQVSDGGVTVANILRTVHVPWPVLRAVDSKWSLTVTAADLTVSAWAVPASSGMAARTRRPGARGGQETASPLKSSGNADAAALAIAQRREALVEAGHLKAQPIGSLSPQTTWNLPEAAALAGSLLLAVASYLFS
- a CDS encoding ABC transporter ATP-binding protein: MSTPTTTDSATSSDEFLLQVRDLSVEFYVEGEWFTAADKISYEVKAGEVLAIVGESGSGKSQSSMSLLGLLPPNGRTRGSAKMGDTELVGLTGPALRKIRGNEIAVIFQEPMTALNPVYPVGFQIVETLRTHFDMGPSKATERALELLELVEMPNPQVRFHSYPHQLSGGQRQRAMIAQSLACDPRLLIADEPTTALDVTVQAEILKLMRDLRSRIDSGIILITHDMGVVADMADSIVVMRRGKVVERGTADEIFNNPQHPYTRELLGAVPHLGGKSALDVTEPAPGAAPTPGTNDQTAADLGGEHVLVAQDMVIEYPKRGRVPAFRAVDQVDLSIGAGEVVGLVGESGSGKTTIGRAVVGLLPVKEGKLEIAGQDMVGIKPKPLRALRKQVGIVFQDPGSSLNPRLPIGESIGEPLYLHTGIKGTELTKRIDVLLDQVELPRAMRNRYPHELSGGQRQRVGIARALSLEPKILVADEPTSALDVSVQANVLELFTELQREHGFACLFISHDLAVVEMLATRIAVMHHGKLVEIGPTSQIVNDPQEAYTQRLIAAVPVPDPAEQRTRRERRDALLAANAAEQAADDEYAATHGGGDRLNGMDTQRGPGAGV